Proteins encoded together in one Chelonoidis abingdonii isolate Lonesome George chromosome 1, CheloAbing_2.0, whole genome shotgun sequence window:
- the LOC142047476 gene encoding LOW QUALITY PROTEIN: large ribosomal subunit protein eL38-like (The sequence of the model RefSeq protein was modified relative to this genomic sequence to represent the inferred CDS: inserted 2 bases in 1 codon; substituted 1 base at 1 genomic stop codon): protein MPHKTEEIKEFLVTVRRKDAKSVNIKENKNXMKFKICXSQCLYTLLITDKEKAEKLKEFQPPGLAVKELR, encoded by the exons ATGCCACACAAAACTGAAGAAATTAAAGAGTTCCTGGTCACAGTCAGGAGGAAGGATGCAAAATCTGTTAAtataaaagagaacaaaaa cATGAAATTCAAGATCTGCTGAAGCCAGTGCCTATACACTCTGCTTATCACAGA caaGGAGAAGGCTGAGAAACTGAAGGAGTTCCAGCCACCTGGTTTGGCTGTGAAAGAACTTAGATGA